In Bacillus sp. SB49, a single window of DNA contains:
- a CDS encoding VOC family protein produces MKPRVSVITIGVDNLEESLQFYRDGLGFPTEGIVGEEFEYGAVAFFDLQPGLKLALWNRESIAHETKVKTGSPSPTEFTLGHNVNSKAEVDEVMAKAEKAGASITDPAHDTFWGGYSGHFQDPDGHLWEVVWNPDWGEVE; encoded by the coding sequence ATGAAGCCAAGAGTATCTGTCATTACGATCGGCGTCGATAACCTGGAGGAATCGCTGCAGTTCTACCGGGACGGCCTCGGCTTTCCGACGGAGGGAATTGTCGGGGAGGAGTTCGAGTATGGAGCGGTCGCATTCTTTGATTTGCAGCCTGGTCTGAAGCTTGCTTTATGGAATCGGGAAAGCATCGCTCATGAAACGAAAGTGAAAACAGGCAGCCCGAGCCCGACCGAGTTCACGCTCGGTCACAATGTCAACAGTAAAGCCGAGGTCGATGAAGTGATGGCTAAGGCGGAAAAAGCTGGTGCATCAATCACCGACCCGGCGCACGATACGTTCTGGGGTGGATACTCCGGACACTTCCAGGACCCGGACGGGCACTTATGGGAAGTCGTCTGGAACCCTGACTGGGGTGAAGTGGAATAA
- a CDS encoding AraC family transcriptional regulator: MDRLNAMNNAIQYIEEHLTGEIDMKEVAAIAQCSEYHFRRMFPFLAGIPLSEYIRRRRLTLAAFELREGGAKVIDVALRYGYGSPDAFAKAFQHMHGITPSEGKRDGKALKAYPPMSFQLSIKGGVEMNYRIEEKEAFRIIGLKKRVPIIFEGVNPEIAAMWEALDESSIRELKQLSNIEPSGMLSASANFSEGRMQEEGELDHYIGVATTEACPDAFAKLEVEASTWAVFEAAGPFPETLQDVWGRIYSEWFPASNYEQKEGPEILWNESKDVSAPTFRSEIWIPVLKK, encoded by the coding sequence GTGGATAGGCTCAACGCTATGAACAACGCAATCCAATATATCGAGGAACACCTGACCGGGGAGATCGACATGAAGGAAGTGGCGGCAATAGCACAATGTTCGGAATACCATTTCCGAAGAATGTTTCCCTTCCTTGCAGGCATCCCACTCTCGGAATATATCCGGCGCAGGCGGCTGACGCTTGCAGCCTTTGAGTTGAGGGAGGGCGGTGCCAAGGTCATCGACGTAGCTCTCCGCTACGGGTACGGCTCCCCCGACGCTTTTGCCAAGGCGTTTCAACACATGCACGGCATCACACCGTCTGAAGGGAAGCGGGACGGAAAAGCCTTGAAAGCCTATCCGCCGATGTCCTTCCAGTTATCCATCAAAGGAGGAGTGGAAATGAACTACCGTATCGAAGAAAAAGAAGCATTCCGTATCATCGGTTTGAAAAAGAGGGTCCCCATTATTTTCGAAGGGGTCAACCCGGAAATCGCAGCCATGTGGGAAGCGTTGGACGAATCATCGATCCGGGAGCTGAAGCAGCTGTCGAACATCGAACCATCCGGCATGCTCAGTGCATCGGCGAACTTTTCCGAAGGGAGGATGCAGGAGGAGGGAGAACTCGACCACTATATAGGGGTCGCGACCACCGAAGCGTGTCCCGATGCCTTCGCAAAGCTTGAGGTCGAAGCCTCGACATGGGCGGTGTTCGAAGCCGCCGGTCCTTTTCCGGAAACGCTGCAGGATGTCTGGGGACGGATTTACTCGGAATGGTTCCCGGCATCGAACTATGAACAAAAGGAGGGGCCGGAAATTCTTTGGAATGAGTCGAAGGACGTGAGCGCTCCGACGTTCCGGAGCGAGATCTGGATCCCGGTTTTAAAGAAGTAA
- a CDS encoding VOC family protein has product MSHSFIEQVHYVRIPVKDLTASARWYTDALGLELLTITEEPVAIIKVEDGPFLLILVPTNDETFAHFTINKEAAFSIGFTSPRLAELHQHLTDHKVKVEEIREDNGHAYFHFYDPDGNKLQVHW; this is encoded by the coding sequence ATGAGTCATTCATTTATTGAACAGGTGCACTACGTCAGGATTCCAGTGAAGGATTTGACGGCTTCCGCCCGGTGGTACACGGACGCGTTGGGGCTCGAGCTTTTGACTATAACGGAAGAACCGGTGGCGATCATCAAAGTGGAGGATGGTCCGTTTCTACTTATCTTGGTGCCTACCAATGATGAAACGTTTGCTCATTTCACGATTAATAAGGAAGCGGCGTTCAGCATCGGGTTTACAAGTCCGAGGCTGGCTGAGCTTCACCAACACTTGACCGATCACAAGGTGAAGGTGGAGGAGATACGGGAAGACAACGGCCATGCTTACTTCCACTTCTATGACCCGGACGGCAATAAACTGCAGGTACACTGGTAA
- a CDS encoding TetR/AcrR family transcriptional regulator, with translation MKKSSKKEAIMETAEALFYEHGFHSVGVKKILEQADVATMTMYYHFKSKEELIAAVLREREKQYFMRLDLIINKDGDAEAYIDSIVEAHLKWVEEEGMNGCMFLRAKQEYAGANEDISSLTQEHKQKLIDKIAKDLRFFKNGESLSVQISILLEGITSMAQILDIEKVKAGAGHLADTIKVQTRK, from the coding sequence ATGAAAAAATCAAGCAAAAAAGAAGCAATCATGGAGACAGCGGAAGCACTATTTTATGAGCACGGGTTTCATTCTGTCGGGGTCAAGAAAATCCTGGAGCAGGCAGACGTAGCGACGATGACGATGTATTATCATTTCAAATCGAAAGAAGAGTTGATCGCTGCCGTGTTACGGGAAAGGGAGAAGCAGTATTTCATGCGTCTGGACCTTATCATCAACAAGGATGGGGATGCGGAAGCGTATATCGATTCCATCGTAGAGGCCCATCTGAAATGGGTGGAAGAGGAAGGGATGAATGGCTGCATGTTCCTTCGGGCCAAGCAGGAGTATGCCGGAGCGAACGAAGACATTTCGTCGCTGACGCAGGAGCACAAGCAGAAGCTTATCGACAAAATCGCAAAAGATTTGAGGTTTTTCAAAAATGGCGAATCCCTTAGTGTACAGATTTCCATTTTGTTGGAAGGAATAACTTCGATGGCTCAGATTCTTGATATAGAAAAAGTGAAAGCCGGTGCTGGACATTTAGCAGATACGATAAAAGTTCAAACAAGGAAATAG
- a CDS encoding pyridoxamine 5'-phosphate oxidase family protein gives MMKENDRFKETIQTEEELRAIIGIPSDLVKNKVLTYLDHHCAAFISKSPFLVISTADEFGFCDVSPRGDEAGFVRVLNEKQLVIPERPGNKRVDSMRNILSNPSAGLLFFIPGMEETLRVNGKATLVTDDELLESMSHKGKKPLLGIGVEVEECFVHCAKAFLRSGLWKPDSWLDKSHLPSAAAMLFDHAKLPQSNVDSIQKRLEESYTKRLY, from the coding sequence ATGATGAAAGAGAACGATCGCTTCAAAGAAACGATTCAAACGGAAGAAGAATTGCGGGCCATCATCGGTATTCCCAGTGACTTAGTTAAAAACAAAGTATTGACCTATCTGGATCATCATTGTGCTGCGTTTATCTCCAAATCTCCATTCCTTGTTATATCCACTGCCGATGAATTCGGCTTCTGCGATGTTTCCCCGAGGGGAGATGAGGCCGGATTTGTACGGGTTCTGAATGAAAAGCAGCTTGTCATACCGGAGAGGCCCGGCAATAAACGTGTCGATTCGATGCGGAACATTCTGTCCAATCCAAGCGCAGGTCTTCTCTTTTTCATTCCCGGAATGGAAGAAACGTTAAGGGTGAATGGGAAAGCGACGTTAGTGACAGATGACGAGCTTCTGGAGAGCATGTCCCATAAAGGGAAAAAGCCGCTCCTCGGTATCGGGGTGGAGGTAGAAGAATGCTTTGTTCATTGTGCGAAAGCTTTCCTGCGTTCGGGCTTGTGGAAGCCTGACTCCTGGCTGGACAAATCCCATCTGCCATCAGCTGCTGCCATGTTGTTTGACCATGCGAAGTTACCACAATCCAATGTGGATTCCATTCAAAAGAGATTAGAAGAAAGCTATACAAAGCGACTTTATTAG
- a CDS encoding NUDIX hydrolase, which produces MSDYVMQMRKLIGTRPLIVPGSTVLVFNDSGELLLQHRSDTEEWGLPGGAMEPGESLEETAARELFEETGLRAERVTFIDQLSGKEFYFKYPNGDEVYNVIGIYEAQHTFGKLAMADGESIDLRYFPIDGLPSNVVDWAKLVIDNYRQSKDKR; this is translated from the coding sequence ATGTCTGATTATGTCATGCAGATGAGGAAGCTGATTGGAACAAGACCGTTAATCGTACCTGGGTCGACCGTGCTTGTATTCAACGATTCCGGAGAGCTTTTGCTGCAGCATCGTTCTGATACAGAGGAGTGGGGATTACCAGGCGGAGCCATGGAGCCCGGGGAAAGTTTGGAAGAGACCGCTGCGAGGGAGCTTTTTGAGGAAACGGGTCTGCGGGCGGAGAGAGTCACGTTCATCGACCAACTGTCCGGGAAGGAATTTTATTTCAAATACCCGAACGGCGATGAGGTGTACAACGTGATCGGCATTTATGAAGCGCAGCATACATTTGGGAAATTAGCGATGGCCGATGGAGAGAGCATCGACCTGAGGTATTTTCCGATAGACGGACTGCCTTCAAATGTTGTTGATTGGGCGAAGTTGGTGATCGATAACTATAGGCAGAGTAAGGATAAGCGATAA
- a CDS encoding Type 1 glutamine amidotransferase-like domain-containing protein has product MGSLILSGGGSYEQNLDVYQFLVNKVDADKPILYIPLAGDAEHRSYQRSFDYIKSILMPLGVKEFVMWTDLADKKREDLTRFSAVYFSGGRSVTLLEVLKKSGFDEVIRQYYNDGGIIFGQSAGAILFGSDISYTTKQRQTNQYRPLQLLHGTRLWCHYVKEDDEFIYHHLNKENIPFIALADGGAIHVTKRRIEVIAEDVYEMRNNRDGRCKNQLRRGQPLKN; this is encoded by the coding sequence TTGGGAAGCTTAATCCTGTCCGGCGGCGGAAGCTATGAACAAAACCTCGACGTATATCAGTTTCTCGTAAATAAGGTGGATGCAGATAAACCCATCCTCTATATCCCTTTGGCTGGTGATGCAGAGCATCGATCCTATCAAAGGAGCTTCGATTATATTAAGAGTATCCTTATGCCATTAGGCGTAAAAGAATTCGTGATGTGGACAGACCTTGCCGATAAGAAACGGGAGGACTTAACCCGTTTTTCTGCGGTTTATTTCAGTGGAGGGAGAAGTGTAACCTTGCTGGAAGTATTAAAGAAGAGTGGATTCGATGAGGTTATAAGACAGTACTATAACGATGGAGGAATTATCTTTGGTCAAAGTGCCGGGGCCATCCTGTTCGGAAGTGATATTTCCTACACGACTAAACAGAGACAAACCAACCAATACAGGCCACTTCAGCTCCTGCATGGAACTAGGTTATGGTGTCATTATGTCAAAGAAGATGATGAATTCATTTACCATCATTTAAACAAAGAAAATATTCCTTTTATCGCACTTGCCGACGGAGGAGCCATACATGTTACGAAAAGAAGGATAGAAGTGATTGCGGAAGACGTTTATGAAATGAGAAACAACAGGGATGGAAGGTGTAAGAATCAGCTGCGACGCGGACAACCTCTGAAAAATTAA
- a CDS encoding DUF3784 domain-containing protein gives MDYGLLLLGIVLLGVSFLVGVKKQTWLLAGFNEKMIRNKSLLGTVTGLGFFLPLGLLAIFNSVVHYAGEGTVLIVAMLVLLTIVYVIINRKLLD, from the coding sequence GTGGACTATGGATTGCTGTTGCTCGGAATCGTTCTTCTAGGGGTTTCCTTTTTGGTCGGAGTAAAGAAACAGACGTGGCTGCTGGCGGGTTTTAACGAGAAGATGATTCGGAATAAGTCGTTGTTAGGCACCGTTACGGGCCTTGGCTTTTTTCTGCCTTTAGGTTTGCTTGCGATCTTCAACAGTGTGGTTCACTACGCCGGGGAAGGTACGGTCCTTATAGTCGCCATGCTCGTGCTGCTTACCATCGTATATGTGATCATCAATAGGAAATTGCTCGATTGA
- a CDS encoding MFS transporter, protein MSFKQLHPNVKIRVFTQFITQFSNMMVLPFLTVYFAQKVGETVTGLMVASLVFLGIAGGIIGGFYSDRIGRKRLMVWAEIGSAFTFFIIAWLNSPWLDAPYLTYSFFIFGMFFGGLIGPVSQAMVLDVTSSEHRRYVFTLLYWVGNISSAVAGVIGAVLFQQYLFQLFLGIAGVSLLSAVITQLFITESYIKPHQELQPSVQKVQPTIWNNYKVVFQDRVFLMLLFAGICIYSLEEQLTNFLAIHFVQTIEAQPLLSFSSINVEVDGFLILGILRSENTFLVVFAAGFLTWLVKKWRNKAILLVGLISYTIGYTLFTVVDSPWILIVLMAVVTFGELLYIPVKQSMLADLAPDNKRSSYLAVFQFTGYIAMLVAALGVLLSGFVPAWVMGMKYLVLGAVGLVLFLRVDTHLTRTEEKEEAKAGNL, encoded by the coding sequence ATGTCCTTTAAACAGCTGCACCCGAATGTGAAGATCAGGGTATTCACGCAATTCATCACCCAGTTCTCCAACATGATGGTGCTTCCTTTCTTAACGGTATATTTCGCTCAGAAGGTCGGCGAGACGGTGACGGGTCTGATGGTCGCAAGCCTTGTATTCTTAGGAATCGCCGGCGGCATCATCGGCGGCTTCTACTCAGACCGGATCGGGCGCAAGCGCTTGATGGTTTGGGCAGAAATCGGCTCCGCTTTCACTTTTTTTATCATTGCCTGGCTGAATTCCCCGTGGTTGGACGCGCCGTATCTCACCTACAGCTTCTTTATTTTCGGGATGTTCTTCGGCGGGCTGATCGGTCCGGTCTCCCAAGCGATGGTGCTCGATGTGACCTCCAGTGAACACCGGCGCTATGTATTCACACTGTTGTACTGGGTCGGGAACATTTCCTCCGCGGTTGCCGGCGTGATCGGGGCCGTCCTTTTTCAACAGTACTTGTTCCAGCTGTTTCTCGGCATAGCCGGTGTCTCGCTGCTCTCTGCCGTCATCACACAACTCTTCATCACAGAATCCTACATCAAACCTCACCAAGAGCTGCAACCTTCTGTACAAAAAGTCCAACCAACGATATGGAACAATTATAAAGTCGTCTTTCAGGACCGGGTATTCCTGATGCTCCTCTTTGCAGGGATCTGTATATACTCACTCGAGGAACAACTGACGAACTTCCTGGCGATCCACTTCGTCCAAACGATCGAAGCGCAGCCGCTGCTTTCCTTTTCTTCCATAAATGTCGAGGTCGACGGGTTCCTGATCCTTGGAATCCTGCGCTCGGAAAACACGTTTCTCGTCGTCTTCGCTGCCGGTTTCCTTACGTGGCTCGTGAAAAAGTGGAGGAACAAAGCGATACTGTTGGTAGGATTGATATCCTATACGATCGGCTACACCCTGTTTACCGTGGTGGATTCTCCGTGGATCCTGATCGTACTGATGGCTGTCGTAACGTTCGGGGAGCTGTTATATATCCCCGTCAAACAGAGCATGCTTGCAGATCTGGCTCCGGATAATAAACGAAGCTCGTACTTAGCGGTTTTCCAGTTCACCGGCTACATCGCCATGCTCGTCGCCGCTCTCGGCGTCCTGTTAAGCGGATTCGTGCCTGCCTGGGTGATGGGGATGAAATATCTGGTGCTCGGTGCCGTTGGGCTTGTCCTGTTTCTGCGTGTCGATACGCATCTCACTCGGACGGAGGAGAAGGAAGAAGCGAAGGCAGGTAATTTATAG
- a CDS encoding RNA polymerase alpha subunit C-terminal domain-containing protein yields the protein MTENKEQRTCEKGHRYYKSSDCPTCPICESERKPETGFLSILAAPARRALENNGITSLETLSAYREEEILKFHGLGPSSIPKLKGALKEKGLAFKEE from the coding sequence ATGACTGAAAATAAAGAACAGAGAACCTGTGAGAAGGGCCATCGTTACTATAAAAGCAGCGATTGTCCCACTTGCCCGATTTGTGAAAGCGAGCGAAAACCGGAAACCGGATTTCTCTCCATCCTGGCAGCTCCCGCCAGAAGGGCTCTTGAAAACAATGGAATCACGTCTTTGGAGACGTTATCTGCTTACAGGGAAGAGGAAATCTTGAAATTTCACGGCCTGGGGCCGTCGTCGATACCGAAGCTGAAGGGCGCTTTGAAAGAGAAAGGGTTAGCTTTTAAAGAGGAATGA
- a CDS encoding TetR/AcrR family transcriptional regulator, with the protein MAMQKSAEKRERILQAAIQMFSMNGYSNATIKEVAKAAGVSFGTVFTYFENKEELFHASVLEPLEEVKAVMLASPEPSEEPTVQIRELIEQHVNFFAQQTVYVRLLQYVIAQRERFPDLFMELDQFAVQLRNALRPLIVKGQELGELMELEPDDVSDTYLAYVNGARLTFTETADDRKAWDMFTRHAYLLFGPRSL; encoded by the coding sequence ATGGCGATGCAGAAGTCTGCAGAAAAGAGAGAACGGATCCTTCAAGCTGCGATCCAGATGTTCTCTATGAATGGGTACTCCAATGCGACGATCAAAGAGGTGGCAAAGGCTGCCGGGGTAAGCTTCGGTACGGTGTTTACTTATTTTGAAAACAAGGAGGAGCTTTTCCACGCTTCTGTCCTGGAGCCGTTGGAGGAAGTGAAGGCGGTGATGCTCGCTTCACCGGAACCGTCGGAAGAGCCGACCGTGCAGATCCGCGAACTGATCGAGCAGCACGTTAATTTCTTCGCTCAGCAAACGGTCTATGTACGTCTGCTGCAGTATGTGATTGCCCAGCGGGAACGATTTCCTGATTTATTCATGGAGCTCGACCAATTTGCCGTTCAGCTGCGGAATGCGCTTCGTCCGTTGATCGTCAAAGGGCAGGAGCTTGGGGAGTTGATGGAACTGGAGCCGGATGACGTCAGTGATACATACCTTGCCTACGTCAACGGTGCGCGCCTGACTTTCACGGAGACAGCGGACGACCGTAAGGCGTGGGATATGTTCACCCGCCATGCCTACCTGCTGTTCGGGCCGAGATCCTTATGA
- a CDS encoding histidine phosphatase family protein — MATNLYLVRHAHSTYTSDERNRPLSERGYKDAEKVTELLKKEKIDAVLSSPYARAVQTVEGTAVSHGKEVHLLEDFKERTLTEGKAPDFEAAIEKVWADPDFSWEGGESNRDAQQRGIRGMKTVLADYENMNVVIGTHGNIMVLIMNYFDEAYGYSFWKQLAMPDVYRLSFEGESFIGCQRIWMDL; from the coding sequence ATGGCGACCAACCTGTACCTCGTACGACATGCCCATTCGACCTACACATCAGACGAAAGGAATCGACCGTTATCAGAAAGAGGATACAAGGATGCAGAGAAAGTGACCGAGCTTTTAAAAAAAGAGAAAATCGATGCCGTCCTTTCCAGCCCCTATGCAAGAGCGGTTCAAACCGTGGAAGGAACGGCTGTTTCTCATGGGAAAGAGGTGCATCTCCTCGAGGATTTTAAAGAAAGGACGTTGACGGAAGGGAAAGCCCCTGACTTTGAAGCGGCAATCGAAAAAGTATGGGCGGACCCGGACTTCAGCTGGGAAGGCGGAGAGTCGAACAGGGACGCACAGCAACGAGGGATCAGAGGCATGAAAACCGTCTTAGCAGACTATGAAAACATGAATGTCGTCATCGGGACGCACGGGAATATCATGGTGCTGATCATGAATTATTTTGACGAAGCGTATGGGTATTCGTTCTGGAAACAGCTTGCGATGCCTGATGTGTATAGACTCTCTTTTGAAGGGGAGTCGTTCATAGGGTGCCAAAGAATCTGGATGGACCTTTAA
- a CDS encoding aspartyl-phosphate phosphatase Spo0E family protein, with protein MSACILLKERIEKKRRNMYNAYLSHADYQSIVKISQELDHLLNLYRKHCQ; from the coding sequence ATGAGCGCGTGCATCTTACTTAAAGAGCGCATCGAGAAGAAAAGACGGAACATGTACAACGCCTACCTCAGCCACGCCGACTATCAAAGCATCGTCAAGATCTCGCAGGAATTGGACCACCTTCTGAACCTTTACCGGAAACATTGCCAGTAA
- a CDS encoding MFS transporter: protein MNANKLISVGLPMIAVTYGLSRFSYGLMLPYISESIPMNASTSGLISSLSYLAYCIAIVLVMVFSQRFTPTFILMTAGFTSVIGLGVIAASANPLLLGLGIFTAGLSTGFSSPPYADIVQEHIEETQQSQTNSWINSGTSIGTALTGVTAIVLSDHWRISYLIFMAIAALVCFLNYKSLPKQRIGRKQKTVQVKKANWHHSLPLIIAATLLGIASSAYWTFSRDYILHLDTAPLYLGEWFWVIIGAAGLLGGTVGGVIQKIGMASAYRISVILLAASSLALVFLSGNKLAGVLSPALFGSSYIFMSGVLILWGISIFKSNPSLGIGVPFVLLAFGQVMGSTLAGRLVDMEGYPFLFILFSLVGMIALFVVPKSKY, encoded by the coding sequence ATGAATGCCAATAAACTGATATCCGTCGGTCTGCCGATGATAGCGGTCACGTATGGCTTATCCCGTTTCAGTTACGGGCTGATGCTTCCATACATTAGTGAATCGATACCTATGAACGCTTCCACTTCCGGTCTGATTTCTTCGTTGTCCTATTTAGCCTACTGTATCGCTATCGTTCTAGTGATGGTATTCTCTCAAAGGTTTACACCAACCTTCATCTTGATGACAGCCGGGTTCACGTCCGTCATAGGATTAGGAGTGATCGCTGCTTCTGCCAACCCCCTGCTCCTCGGTCTGGGTATTTTCACAGCCGGGCTGAGTACAGGCTTTTCCTCTCCACCATACGCAGATATCGTTCAGGAACATATCGAAGAAACGCAGCAGAGTCAAACGAACTCCTGGATCAACTCAGGCACCAGCATCGGAACAGCGCTTACGGGCGTGACGGCGATTGTCCTTAGTGACCATTGGAGAATCAGCTATCTCATCTTCATGGCAATCGCTGCGCTGGTATGCTTCCTTAATTATAAGTCACTTCCGAAACAGAGAATTGGGAGGAAGCAGAAGACGGTGCAAGTTAAGAAAGCCAATTGGCACCATTCCTTGCCATTGATCATTGCTGCGACTTTATTGGGAATCGCAAGCTCTGCTTATTGGACGTTTTCCAGAGACTACATCCTGCATTTGGACACAGCCCCTCTTTACCTGGGCGAGTGGTTTTGGGTGATTATCGGAGCGGCGGGGCTGCTTGGCGGGACCGTCGGGGGCGTCATCCAAAAAATCGGAATGGCAAGCGCCTACCGGATTTCTGTGATTCTGTTAGCTGCATCGTCTCTTGCATTGGTGTTTTTATCGGGAAACAAACTAGCAGGTGTGCTTTCCCCCGCTTTATTCGGCAGCTCCTATATTTTCATGTCAGGGGTTTTGATCCTATGGGGGATTTCCATATTCAAAAGCAACCCTTCTCTCGGAATCGGTGTTCCTTTCGTCCTGCTTGCCTTTGGGCAGGTAATGGGATCGACGCTTGCCGGAAGGTTGGTCGATATGGAAGGATATCCGTTTTTGTTTATCCTATTCTCGCTTGTCGGTATGATCGCCCTCTTTGTTGTTCCTAAAAGCAAGTATTGA